The DNA segment ACTAAAGCTTACAATCAGGCTGCTTTACCAAGAATGAAAATGGTGGAAGTGCTGAACAATTGTATTGCCGATATGAAAGCGGTAAAGAACGATTTACCCTGGACCTATGAGGATCCTTCAATTGTTGGGATCAGGGCCATGCGTGGAAGTGCCATCGCCTTAATGATGCACATGAATATGTGGGCTGCGGGATTTACTGAAGGGGATAAAACGAGCTATTATACTGCCGTTGATGAATTGGGGCAGGAAATCATGAGTACCAACAGTTACGAGCTGCTTCCCATTACCCGAACTAAGGAGATCTTTAAAGGGCGTACTAAAGAAAGCCTTTTCGAAGTGTTGCGGAGCCTGAATTATGGCGAATATTCGACAGGAAATTACCTCTATAATACTTTTACCGATATGGTATTACACTACCCTCATAAGCCGGTAAAGTCAATCACCAAAAGTTACATTTATTATAATCCCAAGTTCATGGCGAAACTATATCCCTCAGGGACACCAGATAAACGCAGTGAATATTGGTTTGATCCGGCAACTATTTACGCCACAGACGGAAGCTGGGAGCTGCTGAAGTTCGTGAACATATTTGCTGCTGAGGGAGAAGATGTGCTTCCTGATGATGACCTGATCGTATTCCGGTTGCCGGATGCCATTTTGCTGAGGGCAGAAGCACAGGCTGAGCTGGGGAATGAAGATGGTGCTAAAGCGTCATTGAACTTAATCCGCGCCAGGGCTGTAGCTACTCCGGTTACCGAGAGTGGTAAGGAACTGAAAGATGCCATATTTTATGAACGTTGTCGCGAACTCATGGGTGAGGGTCATTACTATTATGACCTGGTGCGCACCAAAAAGGTGCTGGATAAGGAATATTGCTTTTCCCCGATACCGGTAGAAGCTTTTAAAGCTGGCGCCTGGGCATGGCCGATAGATAAAAGCGCATTGATAGACAATCCTTATATGGTGCTGAACAACTATTGGAAATAATACTAGAAGGAAACCTGCATCAGCTTATGCAAGCTCATAACCGTTAAAAACCACGAAGTGTTCTTGAGTACCATTAAAACAAGGAATACTTCGAAAAAACAAATGATGAAAAACGATATGTTAAAGATAATTAAAACAAGCGCGGCTATACTAGGTGTGATGTGCTGTATGCTAATGTCCTGTTCGAAGGATGGCTATTTTGTGGATACCGGCGTTCATAACGCTAAATACAATGGTACCATCCTGCAATACCTTAAAGCTAAACCGGTACTTTTTGATAGTCTGGTGATGGCCATCGATGCTGCCGGAATGAACGAAGTATTTGAAAAGGAGAACATCACATTTTTTGCTCCTGCCAATTCCTGCATACATAAAGCCGTGAAATGGTTAAATGAGGATTTAAGAAGTGAGGGCAGAGATACCGTCTCTAAATTAACACAGATTAAACCAGAAGTATGGAAGGCAGTTTTTTCGAAGTACATCTTCAAAGGATCGTATGTCTTGAAAGATATTCCCCAGATTGATACGTTGGATTTGGCTGCTTTTGGAGGACAAGGCTATGGCTCTTACGGTGGTCGTTCCATGAATATCGGGGTATTTTACAATGATGCGAATGGAATAAAGTATGTAGGCTACCGTCAGTTGGTGCTGTCTTTTATTCCGGATTTTTCTAATCCCAAAACGGGGTTAATCCATACCCCAATTGCTACATCAGATATCCAGCCGACAAATGGGGTGATACACGTACTTCGTTATCAGGGGCATTCTCTTGACTTCGAGAGCAGACGGTTTATCACCTCTGCTAAGTCGGCCGGTATTTCGAAAGCAAATGAATAGGGCAGTCCATATCAGTTAAACAAGATTATTTTAATAAGACTTATGATTTCAATCAATATAAAATATACAAGACTCAGCCTCATAAAACTTGCTTTAGTGCTTTTTGTGGGCATTGGCAGTTCTTGTTCAAAACAGGAGGTTTTCCAGGACGATCCTTACAAAGGGGGAAAAGAAACGCTTGGTGTAA comes from the Pedobacter sp. FW305-3-2-15-E-R2A2 genome and includes:
- a CDS encoding RagB/SusD family nutrient uptake outer membrane protein, with protein sequence MKRILFAVVILTTGAITFSGCKKYLNVTPIDNLSGNNYWQNQKDVEAFTTGIYNQFRENTLSSPYFATTGDLRCSPAIATPGLGRTYITEIATNSLSILINSTGYYQEIFNYKSLTQWNNWYKMVQAANILYVQADKVEALSAEQRKKYRAEAVFLRNLAYFFMVRQFGDVPYYTKAYNQAALPRMKMVEVLNNCIADMKAVKNDLPWTYEDPSIVGIRAMRGSAIALMMHMNMWAAGFTEGDKTSYYTAVDELGQEIMSTNSYELLPITRTKEIFKGRTKESLFEVLRSLNYGEYSTGNYLYNTFTDMVLHYPHKPVKSITKSYIYYNPKFMAKLYPSGTPDKRSEYWFDPATIYATDGSWELLKFVNIFAAEGEDVLPDDDLIVFRLPDAILLRAEAQAELGNEDGAKASLNLIRARAVATPVTESGKELKDAIFYERCRELMGEGHYYYDLVRTKKVLDKEYCFSPIPVEAFKAGAWAWPIDKSALIDNPYMVLNNYWK
- a CDS encoding fasciclin domain-containing protein, whose protein sequence is MLKIIKTSAAILGVMCCMLMSCSKDGYFVDTGVHNAKYNGTILQYLKAKPVLFDSLVMAIDAAGMNEVFEKENITFFAPANSCIHKAVKWLNEDLRSEGRDTVSKLTQIKPEVWKAVFSKYIFKGSYVLKDIPQIDTLDLAAFGGQGYGSYGGRSMNIGVFYNDANGIKYVGYRQLVLSFIPDFSNPKTGLIHTPIATSDIQPTNGVIHVLRYQGHSLDFESRRFITSAKSAGISKANE